The following proteins are encoded in a genomic region of Polyodon spathula isolate WHYD16114869_AA chromosome 38, ASM1765450v1, whole genome shotgun sequence:
- the elavl3 gene encoding ELAV-like protein 3 isoform X5 — protein sequence MAASTLQRSRAFKEAECLFLLSSHEIISTMETQVSNGPTGNSLPSCPVVSTNGSTDDSKTNLIVNYLPQNMTQEEFKSLFGSIGEIESCKLVRDKITGQSLGYGFVNYVDPNDADKAINTLNGLKLQTKTIKVSYARPSSASIRDANLYVSGLPKTMSQKEMEQLFSQYGRIITSRILVDQVTGISRGVGFIRFDKRNEAEEAIKGLNGQKPLGAAEPITVKFANNPSQKTGQALLTQLYQTAARRYTGPLHHQTQRFRLDNILNMSYGAKSSPSLLPRFSPITIDSMTSLAGVNLTGPTGAGWCIFVYNLSPEADESVLWQLFGPFGAVTNVKVIRDFTTNKCKGFGFVTMTNYDEAAMAIASLNGYRLGDRVLQVSFKTSKQHKA from the exons ATGGCGgcctccacactgcagagaagcCGAGCCTTCAAGGAAGCAGAGTGCTTATTTCTTCTCTCTTCCCATGAG ATAATCAGCACAATGGAAACTCAGGTGTCCAACGGTCCGACAGGTAACAGCCTCCCCAGCTGCCCCGTGGTCAGCACCAACGGGTCCACGGACGACAGCAAGACGAACCTGATCGTGAACTACCTTCCTCAGAACATGACGCAAGAGGAGTTTAAGAGCCTGTTCGGCAGCATCGGGGAGATCGAGTCGTGCAAGCTCGTCAGAGACAAAATTACAG GTCAAAGTTTAGGCTATGGATTTGTAAATTACGTCGACCCCAACGACGCTGACAAAGCTATCAACACGCTAAACGGACTCAAACTACAAACCAAAACCATTAAG GTGTCCTATGCCCGCCCCAGCTCTGCTTCGATTCGCGACGCCAACCTGTACGTCAGTGGGCTTCCCAAGACTATGAGCCAGAAAGAAATGGAGCAGCTCTTCTCCCAGTACGGCCGGATCATCACCTCTCGAATCCTGGTGGACCAGGTGACAG GCATATCGCGAGGAGTAGGATTCATCCGGTTTGATAAACGCAACGAGGCCGAGGAAGCCATCAAGGGTTTGAACGGGCAGAAGCCGCTGGGCGCCGCCGAGCCCATCACCGTCAAGTTCGCCAACAACCCCAGCCAGAAAACCGGCCAGGCCCTGCTCACCCAGCTGTACCAGACGGCTGCCCGCAGATACACGGGCCCCCTGCACCACCAGACACAGAGATTCAG ACTCGACAACATATTAAACATGAGCTACGGAGCCAAGAG CTCTCCCTCTCTGCTCCCCAGGTTCTCCCCGATCACCATCGACAGCATGACCAGCCTGGCTGGAGTGAACCTGACCGGCCCCACGGGAGCCGGCTGGTGCATCTTCGTCTACAACCTTTCCCCTGAGGCGGATGAGAGTGTGCTGTGGCAGCTGTTCGGCCCGTTTGGGGCCGTGACCAACGTCAAGGTCATCCGCGACTTCACCACCAACAAGTGCAAAGGCTTCGGCTTCGTCACCATGACCAACTACGACGAGGCTGCCATGGCCATCGCCAGCCTCAACGGGTACAGGCTGGGCGACAGGGTCCTCCAGGTCTCGTTCAAAACCAGCAAGCAGCACAAGGCTTGA
- the elavl3 gene encoding ELAV-like protein 3 isoform X2, with amino-acid sequence MAASTLQRSRAFKEAECLFLLSSHEIISTMETQVSNGPTGNSLPSCPVVSTNGSTDDSKTNLIVNYLPQNMTQEEFKSLFGSIGEIESCKLVRDKITGTVPASTTGQSLGYGFVNYVDPNDADKAINTLNGLKLQTKTIKVSYARPSSASIRDANLYVSGLPKTMSQKEMEQLFSQYGRIITSRILVDQVTGISRGVGFIRFDKRNEAEEAIKGLNGQKPLGAAEPITVKFANNPSQKTGQALLTQLYQTAARRYTGPLHHQTQRFRLDNILNMSYGAKSSPSLLPRFSPITIDSMTSLAGVNLTGPTGAGWCIFVYNLSPEADESVLWQLFGPFGAVTNVKVIRDFTTNKCKGFGFVTMTNYDEAAMAIASLNGYRLGDRVLQVSFKTSKQHKA; translated from the exons ATGGCGgcctccacactgcagagaagcCGAGCCTTCAAGGAAGCAGAGTGCTTATTTCTTCTCTCTTCCCATGAG ATAATCAGCACAATGGAAACTCAGGTGTCCAACGGTCCGACAGGTAACAGCCTCCCCAGCTGCCCCGTGGTCAGCACCAACGGGTCCACGGACGACAGCAAGACGAACCTGATCGTGAACTACCTTCCTCAGAACATGACGCAAGAGGAGTTTAAGAGCCTGTTCGGCAGCATCGGGGAGATCGAGTCGTGCAAGCTCGTCAGAGACAAAATTACAGGTACCGTACCTGCATCGACCACAG GTCAAAGTTTAGGCTATGGATTTGTAAATTACGTCGACCCCAACGACGCTGACAAAGCTATCAACACGCTAAACGGACTCAAACTACAAACCAAAACCATTAAG GTGTCCTATGCCCGCCCCAGCTCTGCTTCGATTCGCGACGCCAACCTGTACGTCAGTGGGCTTCCCAAGACTATGAGCCAGAAAGAAATGGAGCAGCTCTTCTCCCAGTACGGCCGGATCATCACCTCTCGAATCCTGGTGGACCAGGTGACAG GCATATCGCGAGGAGTAGGATTCATCCGGTTTGATAAACGCAACGAGGCCGAGGAAGCCATCAAGGGTTTGAACGGGCAGAAGCCGCTGGGCGCCGCCGAGCCCATCACCGTCAAGTTCGCCAACAACCCCAGCCAGAAAACCGGCCAGGCCCTGCTCACCCAGCTGTACCAGACGGCTGCCCGCAGATACACGGGCCCCCTGCACCACCAGACACAGAGATTCAG ACTCGACAACATATTAAACATGAGCTACGGAGCCAAGAG CTCTCCCTCTCTGCTCCCCAGGTTCTCCCCGATCACCATCGACAGCATGACCAGCCTGGCTGGAGTGAACCTGACCGGCCCCACGGGAGCCGGCTGGTGCATCTTCGTCTACAACCTTTCCCCTGAGGCGGATGAGAGTGTGCTGTGGCAGCTGTTCGGCCCGTTTGGGGCCGTGACCAACGTCAAGGTCATCCGCGACTTCACCACCAACAAGTGCAAAGGCTTCGGCTTCGTCACCATGACCAACTACGACGAGGCTGCCATGGCCATCGCCAGCCTCAACGGGTACAGGCTGGGCGACAGGGTCCTCCAGGTCTCGTTCAAAACCAGCAAGCAGCACAAGGCTTGA
- the elavl3 gene encoding ELAV-like protein 3 isoform X4 — MAASTLQRSRAFKEAECLFLLSSHEIISTMETQVSNGPTGNSLPSCPVVSTNGSTDDSKTNLIVNYLPQNMTQEEFKSLFGSIGEIESCKLVRDKITGQSLGYGFVNYVDPNDADKAINTLNGLKLQTKTIKVSYARPSSASIRDANLYVSGLPKTMSQKEMEQLFSQYGRIITSRILVDQVTAGISRGVGFIRFDKRNEAEEAIKGLNGQKPLGAAEPITVKFANNPSQKTGQALLTQLYQTAARRYTGPLHHQTQRFRLDNILNMSYGAKSSPSLLPRFSPITIDSMTSLAGVNLTGPTGAGWCIFVYNLSPEADESVLWQLFGPFGAVTNVKVIRDFTTNKCKGFGFVTMTNYDEAAMAIASLNGYRLGDRVLQVSFKTSKQHKA, encoded by the exons ATGGCGgcctccacactgcagagaagcCGAGCCTTCAAGGAAGCAGAGTGCTTATTTCTTCTCTCTTCCCATGAG ATAATCAGCACAATGGAAACTCAGGTGTCCAACGGTCCGACAGGTAACAGCCTCCCCAGCTGCCCCGTGGTCAGCACCAACGGGTCCACGGACGACAGCAAGACGAACCTGATCGTGAACTACCTTCCTCAGAACATGACGCAAGAGGAGTTTAAGAGCCTGTTCGGCAGCATCGGGGAGATCGAGTCGTGCAAGCTCGTCAGAGACAAAATTACAG GTCAAAGTTTAGGCTATGGATTTGTAAATTACGTCGACCCCAACGACGCTGACAAAGCTATCAACACGCTAAACGGACTCAAACTACAAACCAAAACCATTAAG GTGTCCTATGCCCGCCCCAGCTCTGCTTCGATTCGCGACGCCAACCTGTACGTCAGTGGGCTTCCCAAGACTATGAGCCAGAAAGAAATGGAGCAGCTCTTCTCCCAGTACGGCCGGATCATCACCTCTCGAATCCTGGTGGACCAGGTGACAG CAGGCATATCGCGAGGAGTAGGATTCATCCGGTTTGATAAACGCAACGAGGCCGAGGAAGCCATCAAGGGTTTGAACGGGCAGAAGCCGCTGGGCGCCGCCGAGCCCATCACCGTCAAGTTCGCCAACAACCCCAGCCAGAAAACCGGCCAGGCCCTGCTCACCCAGCTGTACCAGACGGCTGCCCGCAGATACACGGGCCCCCTGCACCACCAGACACAGAGATTCAG ACTCGACAACATATTAAACATGAGCTACGGAGCCAAGAG CTCTCCCTCTCTGCTCCCCAGGTTCTCCCCGATCACCATCGACAGCATGACCAGCCTGGCTGGAGTGAACCTGACCGGCCCCACGGGAGCCGGCTGGTGCATCTTCGTCTACAACCTTTCCCCTGAGGCGGATGAGAGTGTGCTGTGGCAGCTGTTCGGCCCGTTTGGGGCCGTGACCAACGTCAAGGTCATCCGCGACTTCACCACCAACAAGTGCAAAGGCTTCGGCTTCGTCACCATGACCAACTACGACGAGGCTGCCATGGCCATCGCCAGCCTCAACGGGTACAGGCTGGGCGACAGGGTCCTCCAGGTCTCGTTCAAAACCAGCAAGCAGCACAAGGCTTGA
- the elavl3 gene encoding ELAV-like protein 3 isoform X1, with protein sequence MAASTLQRSRAFKEAECLFLLSSHEIISTMETQVSNGPTGNSLPSCPVVSTNGSTDDSKTNLIVNYLPQNMTQEEFKSLFGSIGEIESCKLVRDKITGTVPASTTGQSLGYGFVNYVDPNDADKAINTLNGLKLQTKTIKVSYARPSSASIRDANLYVSGLPKTMSQKEMEQLFSQYGRIITSRILVDQVTAGISRGVGFIRFDKRNEAEEAIKGLNGQKPLGAAEPITVKFANNPSQKTGQALLTQLYQTAARRYTGPLHHQTQRFRLDNILNMSYGAKSSPSLLPRFSPITIDSMTSLAGVNLTGPTGAGWCIFVYNLSPEADESVLWQLFGPFGAVTNVKVIRDFTTNKCKGFGFVTMTNYDEAAMAIASLNGYRLGDRVLQVSFKTSKQHKA encoded by the exons ATGGCGgcctccacactgcagagaagcCGAGCCTTCAAGGAAGCAGAGTGCTTATTTCTTCTCTCTTCCCATGAG ATAATCAGCACAATGGAAACTCAGGTGTCCAACGGTCCGACAGGTAACAGCCTCCCCAGCTGCCCCGTGGTCAGCACCAACGGGTCCACGGACGACAGCAAGACGAACCTGATCGTGAACTACCTTCCTCAGAACATGACGCAAGAGGAGTTTAAGAGCCTGTTCGGCAGCATCGGGGAGATCGAGTCGTGCAAGCTCGTCAGAGACAAAATTACAGGTACCGTACCTGCATCGACCACAG GTCAAAGTTTAGGCTATGGATTTGTAAATTACGTCGACCCCAACGACGCTGACAAAGCTATCAACACGCTAAACGGACTCAAACTACAAACCAAAACCATTAAG GTGTCCTATGCCCGCCCCAGCTCTGCTTCGATTCGCGACGCCAACCTGTACGTCAGTGGGCTTCCCAAGACTATGAGCCAGAAAGAAATGGAGCAGCTCTTCTCCCAGTACGGCCGGATCATCACCTCTCGAATCCTGGTGGACCAGGTGACAG CAGGCATATCGCGAGGAGTAGGATTCATCCGGTTTGATAAACGCAACGAGGCCGAGGAAGCCATCAAGGGTTTGAACGGGCAGAAGCCGCTGGGCGCCGCCGAGCCCATCACCGTCAAGTTCGCCAACAACCCCAGCCAGAAAACCGGCCAGGCCCTGCTCACCCAGCTGTACCAGACGGCTGCCCGCAGATACACGGGCCCCCTGCACCACCAGACACAGAGATTCAG ACTCGACAACATATTAAACATGAGCTACGGAGCCAAGAG CTCTCCCTCTCTGCTCCCCAGGTTCTCCCCGATCACCATCGACAGCATGACCAGCCTGGCTGGAGTGAACCTGACCGGCCCCACGGGAGCCGGCTGGTGCATCTTCGTCTACAACCTTTCCCCTGAGGCGGATGAGAGTGTGCTGTGGCAGCTGTTCGGCCCGTTTGGGGCCGTGACCAACGTCAAGGTCATCCGCGACTTCACCACCAACAAGTGCAAAGGCTTCGGCTTCGTCACCATGACCAACTACGACGAGGCTGCCATGGCCATCGCCAGCCTCAACGGGTACAGGCTGGGCGACAGGGTCCTCCAGGTCTCGTTCAAAACCAGCAAGCAGCACAAGGCTTGA
- the elavl3 gene encoding ELAV-like protein 3 isoform X6, whose translation MAASTLQRSRAFKEAECLFLLSSHEIISTMETQVSNGPTGNSLPSCPVVSTNGSTDDSKTNLIVNYLPQNMTQEEFKSLFGSIGEIESCKLVRDKITGTVPASTTGQSLGYGFVNYVDPNDADKAINTLNGLKLQTKTIKVSYARPSSASIRDANLYVSGLPKTMSQKEMEQLFSQYGRIITSRILVDQVTAGISRGVGFIRFDKRNEAEEAIKGLNGQKPLGAAEPITVKFANNPSQKTGQALLTQLYQTAARRYTGPLHHQTQRFSSPSLLPRFSPITIDSMTSLAGVNLTGPTGAGWCIFVYNLSPEADESVLWQLFGPFGAVTNVKVIRDFTTNKCKGFGFVTMTNYDEAAMAIASLNGYRLGDRVLQVSFKTSKQHKA comes from the exons ATGGCGgcctccacactgcagagaagcCGAGCCTTCAAGGAAGCAGAGTGCTTATTTCTTCTCTCTTCCCATGAG ATAATCAGCACAATGGAAACTCAGGTGTCCAACGGTCCGACAGGTAACAGCCTCCCCAGCTGCCCCGTGGTCAGCACCAACGGGTCCACGGACGACAGCAAGACGAACCTGATCGTGAACTACCTTCCTCAGAACATGACGCAAGAGGAGTTTAAGAGCCTGTTCGGCAGCATCGGGGAGATCGAGTCGTGCAAGCTCGTCAGAGACAAAATTACAGGTACCGTACCTGCATCGACCACAG GTCAAAGTTTAGGCTATGGATTTGTAAATTACGTCGACCCCAACGACGCTGACAAAGCTATCAACACGCTAAACGGACTCAAACTACAAACCAAAACCATTAAG GTGTCCTATGCCCGCCCCAGCTCTGCTTCGATTCGCGACGCCAACCTGTACGTCAGTGGGCTTCCCAAGACTATGAGCCAGAAAGAAATGGAGCAGCTCTTCTCCCAGTACGGCCGGATCATCACCTCTCGAATCCTGGTGGACCAGGTGACAG CAGGCATATCGCGAGGAGTAGGATTCATCCGGTTTGATAAACGCAACGAGGCCGAGGAAGCCATCAAGGGTTTGAACGGGCAGAAGCCGCTGGGCGCCGCCGAGCCCATCACCGTCAAGTTCGCCAACAACCCCAGCCAGAAAACCGGCCAGGCCCTGCTCACCCAGCTGTACCAGACGGCTGCCCGCAGATACACGGGCCCCCTGCACCACCAGACACAGAGATTCAG CTCTCCCTCTCTGCTCCCCAGGTTCTCCCCGATCACCATCGACAGCATGACCAGCCTGGCTGGAGTGAACCTGACCGGCCCCACGGGAGCCGGCTGGTGCATCTTCGTCTACAACCTTTCCCCTGAGGCGGATGAGAGTGTGCTGTGGCAGCTGTTCGGCCCGTTTGGGGCCGTGACCAACGTCAAGGTCATCCGCGACTTCACCACCAACAAGTGCAAAGGCTTCGGCTTCGTCACCATGACCAACTACGACGAGGCTGCCATGGCCATCGCCAGCCTCAACGGGTACAGGCTGGGCGACAGGGTCCTCCAGGTCTCGTTCAAAACCAGCAAGCAGCACAAGGCTTGA
- the elavl3 gene encoding ELAV-like protein 3 isoform X3: MAASTLQRSRAFKEAECLFLLSSHEIISTMETQVSNGPTGNSLPSCPVVSTNGSTDDSKTNLIVNYLPQNMTQEEFKSLFGSIGEIESCKLVRDKITGTVPASTTGQSLGYGFVNYVDPNDADKAINTLNGLKLQTKTIKVSYARPSSASIRDANLYVSGLPKTMSQKEMEQLFSQYGRIITSRILVDQVTAGISRGVGFIRFDKRNEAEEAIKGLNGQKPLGAAEPITVKFANNPSQKTGQALLTQLYQTAARRYTGPLHHQTQRFRLDNILNMSYGAKRFSPITIDSMTSLAGVNLTGPTGAGWCIFVYNLSPEADESVLWQLFGPFGAVTNVKVIRDFTTNKCKGFGFVTMTNYDEAAMAIASLNGYRLGDRVLQVSFKTSKQHKA, from the exons ATGGCGgcctccacactgcagagaagcCGAGCCTTCAAGGAAGCAGAGTGCTTATTTCTTCTCTCTTCCCATGAG ATAATCAGCACAATGGAAACTCAGGTGTCCAACGGTCCGACAGGTAACAGCCTCCCCAGCTGCCCCGTGGTCAGCACCAACGGGTCCACGGACGACAGCAAGACGAACCTGATCGTGAACTACCTTCCTCAGAACATGACGCAAGAGGAGTTTAAGAGCCTGTTCGGCAGCATCGGGGAGATCGAGTCGTGCAAGCTCGTCAGAGACAAAATTACAGGTACCGTACCTGCATCGACCACAG GTCAAAGTTTAGGCTATGGATTTGTAAATTACGTCGACCCCAACGACGCTGACAAAGCTATCAACACGCTAAACGGACTCAAACTACAAACCAAAACCATTAAG GTGTCCTATGCCCGCCCCAGCTCTGCTTCGATTCGCGACGCCAACCTGTACGTCAGTGGGCTTCCCAAGACTATGAGCCAGAAAGAAATGGAGCAGCTCTTCTCCCAGTACGGCCGGATCATCACCTCTCGAATCCTGGTGGACCAGGTGACAG CAGGCATATCGCGAGGAGTAGGATTCATCCGGTTTGATAAACGCAACGAGGCCGAGGAAGCCATCAAGGGTTTGAACGGGCAGAAGCCGCTGGGCGCCGCCGAGCCCATCACCGTCAAGTTCGCCAACAACCCCAGCCAGAAAACCGGCCAGGCCCTGCTCACCCAGCTGTACCAGACGGCTGCCCGCAGATACACGGGCCCCCTGCACCACCAGACACAGAGATTCAG ACTCGACAACATATTAAACATGAGCTACGGAGCCAAGAG GTTCTCCCCGATCACCATCGACAGCATGACCAGCCTGGCTGGAGTGAACCTGACCGGCCCCACGGGAGCCGGCTGGTGCATCTTCGTCTACAACCTTTCCCCTGAGGCGGATGAGAGTGTGCTGTGGCAGCTGTTCGGCCCGTTTGGGGCCGTGACCAACGTCAAGGTCATCCGCGACTTCACCACCAACAAGTGCAAAGGCTTCGGCTTCGTCACCATGACCAACTACGACGAGGCTGCCATGGCCATCGCCAGCCTCAACGGGTACAGGCTGGGCGACAGGGTCCTCCAGGTCTCGTTCAAAACCAGCAAGCAGCACAAGGCTTGA
- the elavl3 gene encoding ELAV-like protein 3 isoform X10 encodes MAASTLQRSRAFKEAECLFLLSSHEIISTMETQVSNGPTGNSLPSCPVVSTNGSTDDSKTNLIVNYLPQNMTQEEFKSLFGSIGEIESCKLVRDKITGTVPASTTGQSLGYGFVNYVDPNDADKAINTLNGLKLQTKTIKVSYARPSSASIRDANLYVSGLPKTMSQKEMEQLFSQYGRIITSRILVDQVTGISRGVGFIRFDKRNEAEEAIKGLNGQKPLGAAEPITVKFANNPSQKTGQALLTQLYQTAARRYTGPLHHQTQRFRFSPITIDSMTSLAGVNLTGPTGAGWCIFVYNLSPEADESVLWQLFGPFGAVTNVKVIRDFTTNKCKGFGFVTMTNYDEAAMAIASLNGYRLGDRVLQVSFKTSKQHKA; translated from the exons ATGGCGgcctccacactgcagagaagcCGAGCCTTCAAGGAAGCAGAGTGCTTATTTCTTCTCTCTTCCCATGAG ATAATCAGCACAATGGAAACTCAGGTGTCCAACGGTCCGACAGGTAACAGCCTCCCCAGCTGCCCCGTGGTCAGCACCAACGGGTCCACGGACGACAGCAAGACGAACCTGATCGTGAACTACCTTCCTCAGAACATGACGCAAGAGGAGTTTAAGAGCCTGTTCGGCAGCATCGGGGAGATCGAGTCGTGCAAGCTCGTCAGAGACAAAATTACAGGTACCGTACCTGCATCGACCACAG GTCAAAGTTTAGGCTATGGATTTGTAAATTACGTCGACCCCAACGACGCTGACAAAGCTATCAACACGCTAAACGGACTCAAACTACAAACCAAAACCATTAAG GTGTCCTATGCCCGCCCCAGCTCTGCTTCGATTCGCGACGCCAACCTGTACGTCAGTGGGCTTCCCAAGACTATGAGCCAGAAAGAAATGGAGCAGCTCTTCTCCCAGTACGGCCGGATCATCACCTCTCGAATCCTGGTGGACCAGGTGACAG GCATATCGCGAGGAGTAGGATTCATCCGGTTTGATAAACGCAACGAGGCCGAGGAAGCCATCAAGGGTTTGAACGGGCAGAAGCCGCTGGGCGCCGCCGAGCCCATCACCGTCAAGTTCGCCAACAACCCCAGCCAGAAAACCGGCCAGGCCCTGCTCACCCAGCTGTACCAGACGGCTGCCCGCAGATACACGGGCCCCCTGCACCACCAGACACAGAGATTCAG GTTCTCCCCGATCACCATCGACAGCATGACCAGCCTGGCTGGAGTGAACCTGACCGGCCCCACGGGAGCCGGCTGGTGCATCTTCGTCTACAACCTTTCCCCTGAGGCGGATGAGAGTGTGCTGTGGCAGCTGTTCGGCCCGTTTGGGGCCGTGACCAACGTCAAGGTCATCCGCGACTTCACCACCAACAAGTGCAAAGGCTTCGGCTTCGTCACCATGACCAACTACGACGAGGCTGCCATGGCCATCGCCAGCCTCAACGGGTACAGGCTGGGCGACAGGGTCCTCCAGGTCTCGTTCAAAACCAGCAAGCAGCACAAGGCTTGA
- the elavl3 gene encoding ELAV-like protein 3 isoform X7 — protein sequence MAASTLQRSRAFKEAECLFLLSSHEIISTMETQVSNGPTGNSLPSCPVVSTNGSTDDSKTNLIVNYLPQNMTQEEFKSLFGSIGEIESCKLVRDKITGQSLGYGFVNYVDPNDADKAINTLNGLKLQTKTIKVSYARPSSASIRDANLYVSGLPKTMSQKEMEQLFSQYGRIITSRILVDQVTAGISRGVGFIRFDKRNEAEEAIKGLNGQKPLGAAEPITVKFANNPSQKTGQALLTQLYQTAARRYTGPLHHQTQRFRLDNILNMSYGAKRFSPITIDSMTSLAGVNLTGPTGAGWCIFVYNLSPEADESVLWQLFGPFGAVTNVKVIRDFTTNKCKGFGFVTMTNYDEAAMAIASLNGYRLGDRVLQVSFKTSKQHKA from the exons ATGGCGgcctccacactgcagagaagcCGAGCCTTCAAGGAAGCAGAGTGCTTATTTCTTCTCTCTTCCCATGAG ATAATCAGCACAATGGAAACTCAGGTGTCCAACGGTCCGACAGGTAACAGCCTCCCCAGCTGCCCCGTGGTCAGCACCAACGGGTCCACGGACGACAGCAAGACGAACCTGATCGTGAACTACCTTCCTCAGAACATGACGCAAGAGGAGTTTAAGAGCCTGTTCGGCAGCATCGGGGAGATCGAGTCGTGCAAGCTCGTCAGAGACAAAATTACAG GTCAAAGTTTAGGCTATGGATTTGTAAATTACGTCGACCCCAACGACGCTGACAAAGCTATCAACACGCTAAACGGACTCAAACTACAAACCAAAACCATTAAG GTGTCCTATGCCCGCCCCAGCTCTGCTTCGATTCGCGACGCCAACCTGTACGTCAGTGGGCTTCCCAAGACTATGAGCCAGAAAGAAATGGAGCAGCTCTTCTCCCAGTACGGCCGGATCATCACCTCTCGAATCCTGGTGGACCAGGTGACAG CAGGCATATCGCGAGGAGTAGGATTCATCCGGTTTGATAAACGCAACGAGGCCGAGGAAGCCATCAAGGGTTTGAACGGGCAGAAGCCGCTGGGCGCCGCCGAGCCCATCACCGTCAAGTTCGCCAACAACCCCAGCCAGAAAACCGGCCAGGCCCTGCTCACCCAGCTGTACCAGACGGCTGCCCGCAGATACACGGGCCCCCTGCACCACCAGACACAGAGATTCAG ACTCGACAACATATTAAACATGAGCTACGGAGCCAAGAG GTTCTCCCCGATCACCATCGACAGCATGACCAGCCTGGCTGGAGTGAACCTGACCGGCCCCACGGGAGCCGGCTGGTGCATCTTCGTCTACAACCTTTCCCCTGAGGCGGATGAGAGTGTGCTGTGGCAGCTGTTCGGCCCGTTTGGGGCCGTGACCAACGTCAAGGTCATCCGCGACTTCACCACCAACAAGTGCAAAGGCTTCGGCTTCGTCACCATGACCAACTACGACGAGGCTGCCATGGCCATCGCCAGCCTCAACGGGTACAGGCTGGGCGACAGGGTCCTCCAGGTCTCGTTCAAAACCAGCAAGCAGCACAAGGCTTGA
- the elavl3 gene encoding ELAV-like protein 3 isoform X9: MAASTLQRSRAFKEAECLFLLSSHEIISTMETQVSNGPTGNSLPSCPVVSTNGSTDDSKTNLIVNYLPQNMTQEEFKSLFGSIGEIESCKLVRDKITGTVPASTTGQSLGYGFVNYVDPNDADKAINTLNGLKLQTKTIKVSYARPSSASIRDANLYVSGLPKTMSQKEMEQLFSQYGRIITSRILVDQVTAGISRGVGFIRFDKRNEAEEAIKGLNGQKPLGAAEPITVKFANNPSQKTGQALLTQLYQTAARRYTGPLHHQTQRFRFSPITIDSMTSLAGVNLTGPTGAGWCIFVYNLSPEADESVLWQLFGPFGAVTNVKVIRDFTTNKCKGFGFVTMTNYDEAAMAIASLNGYRLGDRVLQVSFKTSKQHKA, encoded by the exons ATGGCGgcctccacactgcagagaagcCGAGCCTTCAAGGAAGCAGAGTGCTTATTTCTTCTCTCTTCCCATGAG ATAATCAGCACAATGGAAACTCAGGTGTCCAACGGTCCGACAGGTAACAGCCTCCCCAGCTGCCCCGTGGTCAGCACCAACGGGTCCACGGACGACAGCAAGACGAACCTGATCGTGAACTACCTTCCTCAGAACATGACGCAAGAGGAGTTTAAGAGCCTGTTCGGCAGCATCGGGGAGATCGAGTCGTGCAAGCTCGTCAGAGACAAAATTACAGGTACCGTACCTGCATCGACCACAG GTCAAAGTTTAGGCTATGGATTTGTAAATTACGTCGACCCCAACGACGCTGACAAAGCTATCAACACGCTAAACGGACTCAAACTACAAACCAAAACCATTAAG GTGTCCTATGCCCGCCCCAGCTCTGCTTCGATTCGCGACGCCAACCTGTACGTCAGTGGGCTTCCCAAGACTATGAGCCAGAAAGAAATGGAGCAGCTCTTCTCCCAGTACGGCCGGATCATCACCTCTCGAATCCTGGTGGACCAGGTGACAG CAGGCATATCGCGAGGAGTAGGATTCATCCGGTTTGATAAACGCAACGAGGCCGAGGAAGCCATCAAGGGTTTGAACGGGCAGAAGCCGCTGGGCGCCGCCGAGCCCATCACCGTCAAGTTCGCCAACAACCCCAGCCAGAAAACCGGCCAGGCCCTGCTCACCCAGCTGTACCAGACGGCTGCCCGCAGATACACGGGCCCCCTGCACCACCAGACACAGAGATTCAG GTTCTCCCCGATCACCATCGACAGCATGACCAGCCTGGCTGGAGTGAACCTGACCGGCCCCACGGGAGCCGGCTGGTGCATCTTCGTCTACAACCTTTCCCCTGAGGCGGATGAGAGTGTGCTGTGGCAGCTGTTCGGCCCGTTTGGGGCCGTGACCAACGTCAAGGTCATCCGCGACTTCACCACCAACAAGTGCAAAGGCTTCGGCTTCGTCACCATGACCAACTACGACGAGGCTGCCATGGCCATCGCCAGCCTCAACGGGTACAGGCTGGGCGACAGGGTCCTCCAGGTCTCGTTCAAAACCAGCAAGCAGCACAAGGCTTGA